In the genome of Synchiropus splendidus isolate RoL2022-P1 chromosome 2, RoL_Sspl_1.0, whole genome shotgun sequence, the window tttctgattcagatttctGTGGTTTGCTGGAATCGAAGGGCTGCACTTTGGACTCAATATTTTCCCGTTGCTATTTTCCATGCAGATCAGCGACAGAACCACAAGAAATGTTCTTCACTCCTCTCCATTTCTCTCAGAAAATACGACTAATGGTTggaattttatttatgtattttgcaACGTGTGAGCCACAATCCCCAACATTTTCCAAACTCCAAagtgtctggagagcaaattgttaaattgaattaactaatagactcatccgcaaagctggtgatgtggtggaggtgaaactggactccatggagacggttatggagagaaggatgctcctgaaactaaggagcatcctggacaacatcacccaccccctccatcagctcctggcccaatacagtagcacatgaaccaacagactgagactacccaactcaaagacggCGCGCCACacgaggtcctttcttcctgtggcaataaaacggtacaattcatccctgaaaaaattaaggattctttggcatgtttttctattcactctgtccttgaatctgctaTTTCTTGCACATGGTTTTTAAGCTCTTTTGTATGACTTTTtacactttataatattatttatttttcactttattgtgatatgttgtgtacagagcatgttacgaacatatttcccttgggattaatacagttttgtgattctgattgaagtaatttttttcagttgtaattaattaatcgttgttaaacttgttaaagtcccaccattaatatatatatacatatatatatatatatatataaacgctCCATatatgtcagccaatcacgacgcttTCCGTAGAGAAGAATGGAGATAAAATTCTCAAACGTTCCGATGACAAACATCATATTTTGTGGAAGTAAATGTTTcacatgtggtagaaagcaTGTGGCtcatgaaacataaacaaatagcCTCGTAATAGTCCGTACATTGTTGCCACAAGGTCCAGGCCATGAGAGGAAAAAGTCGTGGCTCATAGTCCAACAATAACAGTATTTGATTTTCAATTCAGGAGGGATTGTTTTTGTGCGCAGAGAACGTGTAAATCGTGTGTCACGGATGGTTTTATAGTAGTAAAGTAAAACCCATCATAATCTACAAGCAGATGGAAATATCACAAATGGAAATGACTGAGTAATTCTTAGTCACATCCTCTGTATTTCTGTAGTAATTGAGGCATTTTAAACCCCAGCTCCCACTAGCCCTTGATTTTAAGATAAACGCCTGCAGGCTGTCGAAGTGTGATTGAATTTTTAATGAAACCATCAGCATTAGACGCCCCTTGAAGCCTCCACCCTTTATAACTTCTGAATACTTATGAGCTCATTCAGTGGTCCAGTTTTTTAATCCCTCCTTCCTTCTTGGCgactgatgtttttgtttgtgaatgTTGAACTTGTCACTGTCTGCACACTTGAAGTGAACGAATTGGATCATGATTCATCGTTGACCTGtgatgggaggaaaccaagAGCAACACCAGGACATGTATTCTGTGCAGCAGCCAGCGGTTAGAACACAACAGCTAATACAAATGGTAATTTTCGGCCGCACTTGAAAACATGTGCTGCTGAGGCTGAGGGCACCTCCTGCTTTACAGAAGAACATTGGCAGCACTTCATATTCCAGCAGTCATTCATGTTAGCACATTGGAAAACTGCATTTTAATATACTGAAATGGTAAATGGCCGTTGGCTGTACTGTGCTTTTCCATGCTTAAAGGTTGGCTGGCGGCCCCCAAGAGGGCCACAAGGGCCGAGAGACCCTCAGTTTCAATGCACAGCCCCGCCATTTGGTGGCAGTACAGTGTCTTTCAATTGACTTAAGACTCAaagaagctgaagaagagaGGCACAAACCTGcaatagttaacaactatggagaagttcttgaaaagtaaacacgataaagaaagtgatgctgcatcccccaacagtaaaaacttccatgaaagcacctgttgcagcagtttttaaaagtcatttgAAAATTTACAGTGATACATTCATTTgaactttacttatatcttgtttacagtttattttggggagaagaaaaaaacatttaaaatgtcaataTTGTTTTGTCatacttattttattcattattgtatTTATGACATCCAGGTTTTCTCAAACGAAATGAAGATGACTTGAGCCTAGTTCTGCTGCCAGTTTTCGATGACAACTATATTTGCGACAATCACAGTTTCATATCATTTCACGAGGTCTAGGTTTGTTTAAGTGTAAGTGGTTTAAACACAGGTTATTGAATGCAAATGAAACCATAGCAGCATGATGAattcagttctattccttgaatggttCCCAAGGTCAAAGAGGCTGAGAACCTGTCTAATGACTGAAGTGATCGGTGCTGGTCAGTGTATTAGCAGTGTCTTACATTCCACAGGTTCATCATTCGGTCACAGGGATTGAAAGGAAAACGCCTCCATCAGAAGTGGAAGATCGGTTCAACAGACAGAGTAGATTTTTATCTCCATTTGCTTGATCTCCTACACGAGTCGCTGAGAGTGAGTCAGGATTGGTGAGCAGTGTGGTTCAGGAGGCGGGGAGCACGCTGGTGCAGTCCTCCACCATCtcaaacaaaaagtgaaatggGCCGCTCCGTCTCGCCAACTCGCTGGCTGTTTCGTTGCTGTTGCTGAGGAGACCTGCCttcaggtggcgctgtgagagcagcagctccagcgtcTGGCGGGAGTCTGTTTTGGTTTGGCTGGTGTGGGAGGCTGCCAGGTGCAGGGCTGTCAGGCCTCCGTTGGTCTGAGCGTTCAGATCAGCCCCGTGCTGGAGAAGACGTGAGGCCACCGCCACGCGGCTCCAGCGGCAGGCGCTGTGGAGCGGAGTCCAGCCGTCCACCGTGCGGGGGTCGATCTCCGAGCCCGCAGCCACCAACGACGACACCATTTCAACATGGCCGCTATAAGCTGCACGGTGCAGGGGGGTGTAGCCGTCTTCATCTGAGCAGTGGACCAGAGACGGGTCCGTGAGCAGCAACCTGTGGACAGTCGAGAGCTGGACACAGATTTGCGAGTGAGACGGCGTGATCTtgtattgatattgatattCTCATCATGTGGGCGACTCTGATGTTGGAGGACATCATAGAAAGAGGGCAAAGATTTTCAGCTccagccacaaaaaaaaacagccgttTCGTAAACGCAATTTCGTATCCAAGTAGCATAGCGTGTTTGCGATAATTCCTTTAAATGAGAAGGGTTGTTTAAGCCTATAATGTGTCACTCCAAAACCTGGAACGTTTCGCAGTGCTCACTGACTGATGGGAACTCAAAGCACTGCtgacaaaaaaatccatttaaGTCTTGACAGCTATTACCTGAACAATTAAgggaaaaaatgtttattcaagCTGTTCGTAATTGCACAGCGGCGCCACATGGTTGATAAATGTTGATTGATTTCTGTCCACGGGCGACATCGTCAACTGGGGAGGATAAAAATTGATGGGAAGACCACTTTGACTGACTGAAAGTGTCTGGAGAAAATGACAAAGTGACTCACTCGAACTTCAATGCGCTGCAGAAAGAGAAATCAAGTGCGTCTCACGGGTTGCCGTAGCGGAGACGCATGGCGTTacataaatggaaataaattgtTGACCGTGGTGTCTACAGGTAAGTGGCATTCTCTCTGGTTCCAACCGTTGTCATGGCGATGCTTCAGCGCAAAGTGTGATCTAAAGTCGGAATAAAGTGTTTTCTGTTACTTTGAATGTGTTGCAGGGCGAGGACCCACCaaaccaaactatctagagccttctgtttacattatcagcctAATATTGAATGGGGAATCGggttaatgtgtttttattgttattattatcattattattataattttttttaaaatatgactattttataatattttaaatataataaatatattcaaccagttaaaaatgaactttctttgacaaacacgtATGTAATATCTCtgtgcaacattaaaaaaaatagctacaaaaacatattcagcatttggtattattattataaact includes:
- the ankrd49 gene encoding ankyrin repeat domain-containing protein 49; protein product: MEFPEDFNQLELLNTHGHMIPRGASSLWTASQEEEEDEEEEAPEGGYSEEWYLQREDKLQDKPAELLLWAAENNRLSTVHRLLLTDPSLVHCSDEDGYTPLHRAAYSGHVEMVSSLVAAGSEIDPRTVDGWTPLHSACRWSRVAVASRLLQHGADLNAQTNGGLTALHLAASHTSQTKTDSRQTLELLLSQRHLKAGLLSNSNETASELARRSGPFHFLFEMVEDCTSVLPAS